Genomic window (Nymphaea colorata isolate Beijing-Zhang1983 chromosome 1, ASM883128v2, whole genome shotgun sequence):
attgagaaaataaaataaacctcCTAGCGGATGTTGGTGATACAATATTTAAAATGCTTGATAGAAAAGCATTAGCAATGTATGGCGTTTTTAACGACAGTTTTTTTAGTGACAGGAAGTCTTATCGATTCGGTATTGGAGGCATGCTCTGTTCCGGTTTTGCCTCCCTCCACAATAATAAGAGCGGCCAGAGATGAGAGCCCCTCCCCACCAGCTCATTTCCGGCGGCCTAGTTGTTCCACCGTTCCCCTTTCGCCGTCACCTCCTCTCACTCGTCTCCGCCGACCCCCATTATGCTCTATGCACCTTCAACAACCGAACAACGAACCATGGATGCTCCCTTGCCCTCGCCTTCCTCTGCCCTGTCGTCATCGAGACCTTACATCGCTCTCTGTCTTCCTCCCCTTCTTTGCGGGGCCACGCCGCAGACCTCCTCTGCTCCCGCCAAAGGAAGGACGTGCCTTCCTCCAAGATGGCGGTTGAGCTAGTCGTCGAGACGTTGATTAATGGTGATAAAGCCGACGGCACGAGCTTGGTCGGCGCTGTGGTCGCGGCGGCGAGGCTGAGAAATCCTCGGCTGGGGAGGTGGGCTCATGGGATTGCAGTTAAGGGATGGATGCCCTGGGACCCACATTTGGGCTCTGCCCTGGTTGGAATGTACGGGAAGTGTGGCTGTTTGGATGACTCCCACCAAGCGTTCGTCGAAATGCCGGAGAGAAACTTGGTTTGCTGCAACGCCATGATGGATGCATTCGCGAGGTCGGGGGAGCTCGAATCTGCAAGAAGGATCTTCGATTATTTGGGTGCCAGGGATATTGTGTCCTGGAATACGATGATCGGTGGATATGCTAGGTGGGGTCTTGCAGGCGAGGCCTTGAGACTGTTTCGGCAACTGTTGTTGGAGGTTGACGGGTTGGAGCCCAACAAGGtcactttttttattgtttttctagcatgcacatgttTGAAAGATGTCGAATTGGGAAGGCAGGTTCATGGCTTGGTTGTTGTTAATCAGATGGGTTCGTCGATTGGGATCTGTAATGCACTTGTTGATATGTATTCCAAGTGTGGTAGACTGGATCTTTCATGGCAGGTGTTCGACAGAATGCCTGAAAGAGACATTGTCTCTTGGAACACGATGTTAGCAAGCTTTGTGAGGGGCAAGTGCTTTTTTAAGGCTCTCAAGCTCTTTGTTTCCATGCAAGCGGTTGGTTTCACCAGACCCGATGAATTCTCTATGGTCTCCGTGATAAATGCTTGTGCACTGTTGAAAGAATGGAGTCTAGGGAAATCTTCACATGCTTGTATAGAGAAGATGGGAATGGTAAAGGACGGTATCTTATGCAATTCACTCATTGGCATGTATGCAAATTGTGGGTTTCCTGAAGATGCACTTAAAGTCTTCCGGACGTTTCCTTGCAGGGATTTAGTATCCTGGAACACCATGTTAAATTGTTATGTTGACAAAGGCTTTCCTGTTCAGGCATTGTCTCTGTTCCATGATATGCAAATGTCGAATTTCAAACCTGATAAAATTACCTTGGTGAGTCTGACTTCGGCATGTTCACAGTTGGGTGATGGGGGGGTCAGCAGATGCCTGCATGGCTACATTATCAGAACGCCGGCTGAACTAGACACCGTCGTGTATAACTCTGTCATAACTATGTATGCCAGATGTTGCTGCCTGAATTATGCGTGCAGGATATTCCATATGATAGACGTCAATGATCGGAATGTGTCGACATGGAGTGCTATGATAGGGGCCTTGGCTACACATGGCAAGGGCATGGAAGCTCTGGAACTCTTTTCTGAAATGCGAAAGATTGGTCCTCAACCAGATGATATCACCTTCATGGAAGTTTTATCTGCATGCAGGCATTCGGGTTAGTTGACGAAGGTCGTCAGCTTTTTCATTGCATGACTCAGGGATATAATATCATGCCTACTTACGAGCACTATGGATGCATGGTTGATCTTCTTGGACGTGCTGGGCATCTTGAGGAAGCTGAGCAATTGGTCAGGAATATGCCAATGAAGCCTAGAACATCCATTCTTGGGGCTTTACTTGGTGCGTGTAGGATCCATGGCGATGTGGAGATTGCAGAGCGCGTTATGAAACAGCTAGAGTTGGAAGTTGACAGTGACGGCATCTATGTACTTATGTCCAACATCTATGCTGCCTCTAATAGGTGGGATAGAGTAAAAAAGGTGAGGCGTTCGATGAGGGAACAAGGGATCAAGAAGAAGGATGCTGGTTATAGTTTTGTTTCAAGCTAGAGTATGCCCCATTGTCTTCATTCTTGTCAATTTTTGCGTGTAACATGCAGTGATCTGTGTACAGACAGACGCCCATTCTTCTACTATTTTGCAAAATATGTCTCTTGTACAGGTCTATTGTATCCTTTTATTTATTCAATAACGCATTGAAATGTGTCCATCGACTATCTGTATTCTTAGTTGTATTTGAACCAATGATGAACAAGTGGGGGCTAGGAGACCGTTTTTCCTGAACTGAGTCGGGAAGGTAGCTCAATAGATCGGTAAATATGGTATTGATGGAAGTAGTatagatgaaaattttgagaagaaaccataaaaagttattatatataaaattacatTTGCGGTAATCTTGTAAACATTTTCAAACTTTCACAATCAGTAATCATCTCATCCCGTGCATTAAGAAAATACAGATGATGGAGATGGAAGACGTCACATTTCCGTGGTTGAACTATGAGTCCTACATCCAGAGAGAAAAAAGTTTAtgttcttgatttctttttccatttcattaatGGATAGTTCGTAACCTTAATATTGGGAAGTCAACCTATGGCAAAAATTGATATTAACAACCCGGCTAAAGATCAAATCATAACTAAACGGAACTGCAACTGAAAAATTTTCacgatttttttctatttcattgctgaattaaatttgaatactttattatattttcaattaaatcTTAAATCAGTTTCAAGTATAAAATGATCTATTTGTCAGCTTTATA
Coding sequences:
- the LOC116246106 gene encoding pentatricopeptide repeat-containing protein At1g11290, chloroplastic-like, giving the protein MRAPPHQLISGGLVVPPFPFRRHLLSLVSADPHYALCTFNNRTTNHGCSLALAFLCPVVIETLHRSLSSSPSLRGHAADLLCSRQRKDVPSSKMAVELVVETLINGDKADGTSLVGAVVAAARLRNPRLGRWAHGIAVKGWMPWDPHLGSALVGMYGKCGCLDDSHQAFVEMPERNLVCCNAMMDAFARSGELESARRIFDYLGARDIVSWNTMIGGYARWGLAGEALRLFRQLLLEVDGLEPNKVTFFIVFLACTCLKDVELGRQVHGLVVVNQMGSSIGICNALVDMYSKCGRLDLSWQVFDRMPERDIVSWNTMLASFVRGKCFFKALKLFVSMQAVGFTRPDEFSMVSVINACALLKEWSLGKSSHACIEKMGMVKDGILCNSLIGMYANCGFPEDALKVFRTFPCRDLVSWNTMLNCYVDKGFPVQALSLFHDMQMSNFKPDKITLVSLTSACSQLGDGGVSRCLHGYIIRTPAELDTVVYNSVITMYARCCCLNYACRIFHMIDVNDRNVSTWSAMIGALATHGKGMEALELFSEMRKIGPQPDDITFMEVLSACRHSG